Part of the Megalopta genalis isolate 19385.01 chromosome 6, iyMegGena1_principal, whole genome shotgun sequence genome, GATTCAAATTTGATAGCGACGATCATGAATTACTGTAAAACGTTGAGAATTAGAAACGAAAGTATTTTAGCCGAATGCGgagaatattttataaaacatgGTACGAATGTACCGACGTCTTTGTTGCCGTCCATTTTGACAACATTTGGAATGTTACATGTACAACCACCGAATCCTGTTCAGTTTTGGGAGACGTTTGATGCGGTGTTGTCAGTGAAGTTTCATGATTTAAAGCTGGACGATGCCTTGGATATTCTTCTTTCTTGCGTCTATCTTGAAAGATGTCCTGTGAAATTTCTTGACAAAATTTTTATCTCTCAGCTACTCCATAAGCTTCACTTAAGAAGCCATTCGATCTTTTTCGACCGTATAAAAAGCAAACTACAGCTTTTGGACACTAGCATGTCTTTGGAGTGTATGGATTATCGGCATTTGCACGTTCCCGTGGGGAGATCAGACAAACCATTATTTTTGGACAGTCGAATCAGAAGAACAGTCAACATGGTCTATCAGCCATTAGCGTCTTTGGTAGGCGGTGAACAAAGGTTgagtaaaaatgttattttgaATCGACTGCCAACCATAAGCTTCTACATTCTCGACATTCTGATACATCCGTTTGTGGAGTCCACATCTGTTCTCCAGCTAAGCGGGCAAGAAAAAAACATTAACACCGCAGTTCTGATTTATTTGCCAGAATACTATTGCAGAAACACGAATCACTTGATAGGATCTCAAATAATGAGAAAAAGGCATATCAGGAAGTTAGGATTTCGTGTAATGGTATTGGATTACTCCGTACTGCAGGAAGTTTGTAGCGAATCGGATAAATTATCATCCTATTTGTCGAAAAGCTTAAATTCCGTGGAAGACTCATTATAGTGTGTACGTGTCAATTTACTCGTATACGCTATTCGTCATACAACAGTCTATCGATGAACATTTGTCATGCATTGTACGAAATAAAATCTTGTAAATAATAGCGACATACTTTCTTGTTAAGTAACAGCAATATGTTGATTTCTAGCAGAGTGATAAAGTCCCCGCAGGAATTAGAGGTGTTGGAATATGTGATTAAGATAAGCTCAGATGCTCACAAGTCTGTTATGCGCATGGTAAAGCCAGAACTAGCAGAATTTCAAGCGGAAGCAGCTTTTATGCATTACGTGTATTCCAAAGGAGGTTGCAGACACGTATCCTACACTTGTATCTGTGGCTCCGGGCATAACTCGTCAATACTACACTATGGGCATGCCGGTGCACCCAACAATAAAGTTATAAAGGCGGGGGATATGTGGTTTGTGTATAGCTTATATTCGTAGAGAGCTCGgttaattaatttcttctatCGAATATCGTGGTACTTTTTAGTTGTTAGCAGTTTATTGAATATAATGATGCGaactgaaataaaattaaaaactaaTTAAAATAGAACGAAGCAGCCGTTACCATAGTAATAAAATCTGTACCATAATATAAGACAGAGATAATATTATTTGTGTAACAATCGAAGTGATAAAATATTGATCGTATCGTTTATTTTTTGCAGTCTCTTCGACATGGGTGGAAACTATTGCGGATACGCAGCAGACATCACGTGTAGTTTCCCAGCGACCGGGAAATTTACTGCGGATCAGAAAATGGTGTACAACGTTGTACTTGCCGCTCGCGATGCGGTAATGAATGCGGCGAAACCTGGGGTCTCTTGGACGGACATGCACGTGCTAGCCAACAAGGTCATGCTGGCCAAGTTGAAAGAGGGCGGCTTGTTAAAAGGCGATGTCGATGACATGATGAAGGTAGGGTTAAACGAGATATTCCAGTTCCATGGTCTTGGCCATCTGATGGGGTTGGACGTTCACGACGTTGGCGGATACCTTCCAGGACATCCGGAACGTCCCACTGCTCCAGGTTTGAAAAACCTGAGGACCAGTCGGATCCTGGAAGCCGGTATGGTTCTAACCATAGAGCCAGGTTGCTACTTTGTCGACTGTGTAAGTTTAAGAAGCTCGGTAGACACaaacatattttatttgtaatattaaataatccTTAACAAGCAGGAGGATACCTTTTTCTTTttgataaatttattattaaattattataaattataataatgttataataattatagaattattattaatttattataaatttattatcacTTATTGTGAAATTTTGGCGGTAGATCTAATAAAACAAATTCTGGAAGATTGATTGTTACACGAATAGTTATTAGATGCTGCTTTGAAGAATCCGGATCAGTCGAAATTCATCGTGGCGGAAGAATTGAAAAGATTTCGGAATTTTGGCGGTGTTCGAATCGAGGATGACGTTGCCATAACGGAAACAGGAGTGAGAAATTTGACCGACGTGCCGCGCACGTAAGTTAGACGAATTGTCTCAGAAAACATGAAAATGTGTTTCTAGGAATAATAACTACATTTAACGTCACGCTTTATCGTCGTCAATTTGCTTTCAACAGGCATATATTAACAtacatttaaaacaaaaaagtAATGCATAATTCATTCGCAGAGTCGAAGAGATAGAAAGCTGGATGGCCGGCGGTAAAATATAGTTCGAGTTTGAAGCTCGTGGGAATTCCGAAACAGTGAATATCAGCAGGGATTCCCTGGTAAGTTTCAATGTGTGTCGGTGTTTGATCAAGCGCTCGGAGCGAAGAATTCGTATTTACGTATGCTGTTTTTTTGCGATGTAAGCACAGGTGCCGTAAACGGAACAACACGCTGTCACAaaatatcttctacatcgtaaggGTATCTGTGTGTAACACATAAGAAGAAgaaaattgtacaatattaaGTGATTTAAGtaaacagaaaatatttttctttacaTCGATGCGTTGCGTGAATATTTCTACACTTTCGGCAGGAGTCCTTACGATATCGTCGCTAATCGAAACGTCCTCTCCTAAGCGAATCATGGTCGACCGAAATCTGTAGAATCTATCGGATGTCGGATTTAATCAAAAATCTGTTGCGATTAGAAAttattcgcgcgcgcgccaAGCATCAAATTCGCGATCCAGTCGCGAGCAAATTTCGTTTCGCGCGATTGTTTCTGTTTTTTTTCCGAAGCGAGAGGAGAGACAGAGACGGATCTCTCGCGCGCAACCTTGGGATACGATATCTTCGGTTTATTGAAAGGGAAGTTGAACGCTGTTATTATCGGGTATGGTGTTACAGTCGCGGCCGTGGTGCGAGCGTGTGCGGCGGTTCTCCTTGCGAATATTCCGCGAACCGCAACAACGTCAACCGAGCTTCTCTTTGTCGCCATACACGCGACAGCATCCTCTATTTTCGTTTCTGCTCGTCGAATAATTGATTGTAAATCGGCGGGGTGTGTCCTCGCGCGTGTGATGCGTGCGATACGTGCGAACCGCGTGCAGTATACGCGCAAAGAGGCTATTTCGTGCGCGGCGCAAACGTTGAAAAACGGGTCGCGTTTGAAAACACCGAAAGAAAATCGCTTCTTTTGTCCGAAACGATTACATAACGTCGAGCTGAGCGCGTAGAAACGTCCCGAAGACTGTTCGATCGTAGTTGTAGTACGGTTGCGAGTGAAATCGCCGACGAAATCAAAATCGAGATCGCGTTAGACGATACCCGTTGTACGTTCAATTTGTTGCGTTGCTTTCTCTTCGAAAAATCGTGAGGCCGTTAGGCCGGACCGTGCTACTTCGAGCGAAACGAAAATATGTAACGTCTGACCGCGGAAGAAGATCGAAGCGCGAGAAGATTATACCGCCGAGACTGCTCCCTTTTCTCGTGGAACGATCGCCCGCCGAACGACTTAGCGACTGGTACGAACAGTTCCGACCAGATGGTTCGATTCGCCGATCGATCTCTGTACCACCGGTGATTCCCGAGAATTCCGGGACCGACCGTCGTGCGTCACATTTCAAGGATTAGCAAACCTGTTCCCTTATTCGCAACAGTTCGCCAGCTCGCGGCCACGTCTGTATTCCCTTTCCATGGCCGGTTACGGCCGCGGCGATCCGGTGTACCGATTTCGACGGTTCGCTACGTTCCCTCAAGTTTACGATCAAGGTGAAGGCGACGAACGGTGTGGTCGGCCGGAGTCCGGGAAGGCTGCGGAGGCGTAGGCGAAGGCAAAAGTGAAGGCGAGCCGCGCGTATGCGAACGCGAAGCGACGACGGCGAATAACGTGCACGTCAATTTCCGTTACGTAGGTGCTGACGGTTTCACGAACGCGAGCCCAGTCTTGACGTAACGCGGCGGGATCGACAGtgtcatgcgatacacgtgaacCTGTCACGCGGTGCCAGTGTCAATGCTTCGGTATACGTTCGCGGGAGCGGTTTTCTCGATCGACGATGGTTCGCGCCATTgtgtaattatttgtatttaataatatcTCGGCTACGCGGTTATAAAGTATCGAAGGATGGACAGATTAAGGCGCGCGAAAATATTGTTTTGGCTACGTCGACAGAGAGTACGCGGCGACCAAGCAGCGATAAGCATCCGGAGGCTTGCAACTATTGCCGCGTGCCGATTCCGAGAAAAGTGTTAACGCGATCTGTGATCCGCGATTGGACGGAGAGATTATTCGCGAGGGATTGTCCGCGCCGTAGAAAACAACGAGGGGGAAGCGCGatcgagagagaaagggaggagCGGCGAGAATGTGATAATTGGAAGCGAACTCGTAACTAGTCTAGTCATTGATCGGTTGCGAGACGCCTCGCGCCGCGACGCCCTCTCTTCCCAACCCCAGCGTCCCCACCTGCTCGTTCAGGATCGTGTCAGACATTTAAGCGTCGTGACGGAAACAcgcctccctctttctctcgttgCCTCCTTGTCCCTTGCCCGTTTCTCACTGCTAATCGTCTCTGTCCATCGCGCTCCTCTCTCTCCGTccatcattctctctctctctctctcttcttagtctctctctctctctttctctcttcttagtctctctctttctctcttcttagtctctctctttctcttcgtagtctctctccctctctctcttcttagtctctctctctctctctgtttttcgtgcgcgcgctctctcgctcccgTTTTCCCTCTCTGTCTCTGGTTCGCCGTTTCCGTTCGACGCGGCCGCGGCCGTTCATCGACTCGCGAGGATCTCGCGGCGACGAACGCGACTCGCTCGACCCTTGCTCGCGGAAACCGACGCAGAACGGGGAGAGACTTTTGGTGCGCGTTCCACGGGGAAAAGTGCCGCGCAAGAGAGAAGAAGACCCATTGTTTCTGCTCCCCGTCTCCGATCACGACGGTCGGAGGAAGGACGCGGTGCGGGACGACGACGCGGTGATCGAGGTCGGAGTGATTCCGTGTCAAAATGTGTCGTGACCCGTTGCAGCGAGTCAAGAAAAAATCGAACTGCGAGGCCTGACGCGTTTCCGCGGCGAGAAGacaccgacgacgacgaccgacGAAAACAGAGCGACGATATGTTTCAGCGCGAATGCTCGTCGACGTCGTTGTTCGCCCACCGCTGCCCAACGTCGTTGCCCGTCGTCGACCAGCCCGAGAACATGGTGAACGACCATTTCTAGGCCCGACTAGGTtcgcaggagagagagagagagagagagagagaaagagagagagcttcTAGCAGATCGTCTCTATAAATCGGCCGAGTCCAGCGATTACACGAATCCAGGACGATTGTCCGTCGGTTGCCCAGGGCAACCCGTTTCGCGAGTTTTGTCCGGGATATCGAGCAGGAAACACGCGAGACGGAAACTAGGTCAGTAGGATAGGCGCGTAATCCGCAGCGAGGGAAACGGAAGACGGAAAGCggaaaacgaaaagaaaaaagaaaacggagAACGGGAGCCGCGAGAAAGGAGAGAAGAAGAAAGAGCGGCGGTGTTCGCGTGCTAATCGCAAGCTATCGATCGGGGGCCGGTCGGGAGCGATGTTCTGTTTTCAAAGTCCGTTCACGCGGGCTTCCCGCGTGCTCTCGGCCCCGCTGTCATCCGGCAAGCCGAACGGCTCGACGATCGGCTCGACGATCGGCGCGATCTTGCCGACCGGCAAGACGCGCGCCGCACCGAAGTCCCGCGACGGGTCCAGAAGGCTGTCCGAGGCGACCAGCGAAGGTTCGAGCTCCTCGATCGGGTACATCGACCAGGAGCCCTCGATCTCGGACTGCAGCAGCAGCGACACGCTTCCCGACGTGAAAACCGACTACCTGGACCCGGTCTCCCTGTCGCCGGCGTCTTTGTCGCCCGGGTCGGACTCGTCGGTGCGGGTCGCGCAAGAGCCGCACGAGTCCAGCGATCGCAAGAAACTGCTGGAGGACGACGATGATCGCAGCCCGCCCCCGCGCTCCCTCGGCGCCTCGACGAAGAAGAGATCGCCGAAGGGCAACAACCGGTGCAGAAAGTTCTTACTCCGGCTGCGACCCAACGAGTCCTCGAGCAACAAGGAAACAAGGTTCCCCTCCGCGTCGACGTCCCCGTCCCCGTCCCCTTCGCCGTCTCTATCACCGTCACCGTCACCGTCACCGTCACCGTGCCCGTCCCCGTCGATCCCCGACTCGATCGGCACCGAGTCGGCGGACTCGTCGAGGAAGCGACGGGTCGTCGACGACTACGAGACGATCACCGGGGACACGGCGACCCTGTTCACCAAGTCGTCGCCCTCCGTTCTGATCGACTGCGTCGACACCGCCGAGCCGGAGGAGAACCAGAGGAACCGCAGACCGACCGCCGCGGCCTCGGAGAACGACATATCCTCGTTGCAGAACACGTTCCCCGAGTCGGAGACCGAGAACGGCTACCATCGGGAGGCCGAGACGGAAACGGAGGAGGGATCCTCGTTGCCCTTGAGTCCCGCGGGCCCTTTGACCGCCGAGCTGTCCTCTTCGTTGGCGCCTTACTACAACTTTCTCTGCGTGAACGGCGGCCCCATACGGCAGGAGATGACCAGCACCAGCTCGCCCCAGCTCTGCTCGGCTGGCAATCGGGAGTCGTCGAGCGACGACGCGTCCCGAACGTCCGGCAAGCCGCGCGGCTCCTTCGACGCTGGCGAGAAGTTCTCCCGGCTGAACTGCCTGGCACCCGAAGGTCTGGACGGATCGTTCTGCCTGCCCGCGGCCAGATCCTGCCCGAATCTGGAAGGCCGGAGCGCGGGGTGCTCGCCGAGCAGCGGCTCCTCGAGCTCCAGCCCCGGCTCGGGGCCGGTCGGGCCCAGGTTCAAACCGATCGAGGAGGGCGACATACAGCTCTGCTTCTTGAACCACTCGAAGACCCTAGTCAGGAAGATCTTGTCCAGCAAGTTCCTGAGGAGATGGGAAACGCATCATCTCTATCTGAACGACACCTGCGTTTCCTCTAAAACGGTAAGAGACAAGCCATGTGGAAACGATTCGACTCGGTTCGACCCGAATTTGCTCGGCGACAGCGAGGTCGGTGAAACGGCATACAGGTAAACGCCTGTTCGTTTGCAGCCCACGGGATTTCTTCAGCATCCGATACCGTACAGCAGCATGTCCGACATAAGGAGATACGCTGTCGCGAGATGGGATCCAACTTACAAAAACTGCCTGAGCATAGTGCTGCCGGACAGTTCTCTTCTTCTCCAAGCGAACAACGCCTACACCAGGGACCAATGGTATCATTCGATATTGTGGAAGGTAAGCGCCTTCCCTCGTCCTCGCCTCTCGGCGTAATGGTAACGGTAGCTCTCTGTTTCTATCGGATGTTATATGATATACGGTAATATAtatcatacattatttagaatttagaattttatttagaaatttattatttctattatatattatttatattatatatatatatatattaccgtatatcatatattataacatCCGATAGAAACAGAGAGCCACCGTTACCATTATGCCGagagagaaataataaaattctaaattctaaataatatatatcatatattatatatcattattatatcatgtattatttagaatttagaattttatttagaaatttattattattaagaatttatatcatatattattttatatatataaaatatatataaaataatatatgatataaattctttccaattgacgctcagattgcgcacaaaaatggacgatttgggaagagacgTCGCGATTATTCTATTAGTTACCGATCAtcaatgactataaaaacgagccgcgagccgcgaATCGTCCATGTTTGCGTAGAATTTGAGCGTCGATTGGGCGGAATTTACCGTACGTAATCTCGTTTCCAGTGGAGCATCTTCAAGTACCAACAGCTGGCGTCGTTGAACGTGCGGGAGGAAGTTATGGCGAAACAGTTGAAATCGATGGTGGACTTTGCTCTGTGGACGACGCTGCAGGACGAGAGGGTGACCGTGGCCCCGCTCGAGGCGGCGGCGAAACTGCTCGAGGATTCGCTGACGGAGGACTCCGATCAAGGAGAAGGAACCCCGAACGAGGAGACAGCTCGAGAGGAGACCGATCGGAAACACCGGGCCGAGGTCGTCCTCTACGTGGTGAGCCCTCTCCTCGAGAAGGTCGCGCTACCAGCGAATCTCGCGAGGGTTTTGATCAAGCTGGTCCAACTGCATCCTCGATCCTCCCTGGTCTCATTGATCGGACCGGCCATCACCAGATGCTTGAAGCATACCGTGGACTTCGGCAAATCGCCGGACATGAGGAAGCTCCTTCAAGTGTTCGTGGCCGCTCTGTACGAGGCGGAGACCGGCGAGAAAGCGATTAGAAACTATATCGCGTCCGTTCATGGGCCGGGAAGCGGCTGTCCACATCCGAGAGTGCTTCCTAATTTCGTGTCCGTTTGCGTCGCTGCGATTTTCCACAGGTTTGTTTATCGCGTTCGTGCTCCCTCCGTTGCATCGCGCGTTGAAACCTACCGACGTCATATCACCTCGCGTTTCTTTGTTTTCCAGATTCGACGCGGCTCGACGTTCCCAACAGGAAACCGACGGGACCCCGCCGCCGTTGCCACCGCTGGATTGCTACCTGTTCGTTCTAAACGTCGCGTAAGTATCCGAGAAGGTATAACTATTATAAGCTAAAACTATtaactattataactattataactattatcGTTGCTCGAATCGTCCTCAGATCGGAGTACGCCGACTGGCGACCGGGTTTGGGCGCTTTGCTGCAGCCGGTGCCCTTTCCGGAGGAAGCTCTGGCCATGAAGGAAGTCCAACAGTCTGTCCTGTTGTGCGTGATAAAACGGTTGGCGAAAGATTCGAGATGCGTCGTGCATCGCTTCCTGCTGCCGATCAGAGAACCGAGGCCCGGCTGGATCCACGTCGCCGTACCGTCGAGCCCCGCTTGTCCCGATCAGGGAGAGCTGTTCGGCGAAATGGTGTGTACTTTGTACTTAGAAACCGGCATCCGTTCTCCGGCACTAAAGTCCGATCCGTTTTCGATCAGCTGACGACGTTGCTGGCCTGTTGCTGCCGCCGCAAGAGATTCATAGGCTCGCTGGTGAAACAGGCGCGAGACGATTGCATACTTTTGGCGGTGAGAGGCTGCGAGGCCGCGCAAGAGGCTCTTTGCTTGATGCTGGAGTGGCACCTGCTGCCGAGCGAGGAGGCTCGACTGCAGATTGTGAACGCCCTCGAGTCGACCGTGTCCGGCAAGGAACGGTACGCCGCTCTGTGCCAGAGGCAAAGGAATTTGCAAGAACTGGTGCGTAAATTCACAGACTTTTATCCGCGATGTTCCGTTCATTTCCTATTTTGACCTATTCGATACGGCTGCGAAACAGCAACAAAAGGGCGGCCCGAGGAAACTAACGCTGCCAGTACGCGCGACCGACGCCGACGTCGCCATTCTGCTGGGCGGAGGTGCTCTCGGTAATCTGGAATGTCTCAGCCTGGCTTTCACGTCGGTGACCTCTGCCTGCGCGGAGCAGCTGATCAAGCTGCCGGCACTGAGGTACCTGAACCTATGGGCGACCCAATTCGGCGACGCGGGCCTGCAAATGATCAGCGAACACCTGCAGAAGCTGCAGGTGCTGAACCTATGCGAGACTCCCGTCTCCGACAAAGGGATCTCGACTCTAGCCTGTGAGCGTCTTCTTCTATCTAGCCGATACGGTAGACGGATATAGCTCGTGCGTTGACGCCGATCGTTTCTATCCGCAGCACTGACCAGCTTGCGGAAGCTGAACCTGAACAGCACCAAGCTGTCCGTACAAACCTTCGAGTCGCTGAAGAAGTGTCTGCCGGCGCTGCAGGAGTTCGACGTCAGGTACACGGAAGCCTGGTGACCAGAGGTTTCGAGTCGGCGCAAGCCGGCTAGTCTCGCTGTTGCCAGCAACGAGGACAACACCGGCGCCGACCACGTTCAAGAGAAGAGGCAATCTTCTCGAGCCGAGTAGACTTTTAGAAGAGTACTTAAAGAGATTCGATCACGGTTGGCGAGCGGATTCCCGCAAGTACGTTATATTATACGATACAATCTACGATATAAGCGATCGTCTTTCTTGTAATCAGGAAACGGCTCTCGCGGATACATGGTACTGTCACGATGGTAACCGTGTCTATCGAAAACGAGTGTCGCGAAGGAGAAAGAGTAAGCGTGACTAGGACCACGATAAAAGCCTGGACGCGATCACGGTTCAACGAAGAAAGGCGACGCGAGCAGAGCTTCCTAGAAGCCTTGCATACTGCCTaaaaagttgtttgttgttaGAGGTACCGAACCACGGGCGTGTTACGGGACGCGTCGAAGTTGGAGCACCGAGAGCGTTTCCGCGAGACCGCGAAAAATCGGCGTCGACGCGAGCGCGAGCGAGATCGAGATCGagcgaatattatatatatatatatatatatatatatatatataatatttcatcgCTCGTCTACTCTTGTTTTTCTCGTGCTCGCGAATTTGCCCATTTCTcgccaaaaaaaaagaaaaacacttcGACTACCACGTGTATACAAGACAACGGACAATGGAAGATGTAAATACTGGTTTATTAGAGTTTTCTTCTGTTCGAGAGAACAGAAGGAAGCAAGGATTGATCCACGTTCGATGCTTAATGTTCAACAGGTATCACGGAATCTCGTGTTCTTCGGTCTTTCATTTCGTACATACGATCGGGATTTATCCGCGCAACGTGCATCTGCTCGTTCGAACAGCCTTCTCGATGTGGATTAAGGCCATAGTCGCGCAGAAAAAGCGTCGAAAACAAAAAACCGACGTTGATCGTCCAATCTTGTTTTTCTGATTGAAAACAAGGATAAATTAGCCCGCgtagaagaacaagaaaaacaagtatGTACCGCGGAGAAACAAGAAAATATGATCAACGtccgttttcttttttctcggCGCTCGTGTGACCCAGGCCCGAGGGAGTAGAGTCGAGACTTTCATTTTCGAAAAAAACAAACCGGAGCACGTTGATCGTCGCGATGGATCGGAACTGATCGCCGACCGGACGTAGTTTTACCAAGGGAACAGAGACGTTTGTTCGATTGAGAATGATTTTCGAATATCAAAATAACACCGGTTAGAATTCTACGAACGTGTCGCGCAACTCGATTTCGTTATGAGTCGCCGCGACGCGTCGAAGTAGAAAACCGGACAACACATGTTCAGCGCAATCCTTCctcgatatattatattaaattatatatattatactgtattatattctattatattataaatacttcCACGAAACGGTAGACCACTGTTTTCGACGTTGAGAATTCCGTAAAATTTCATCGGCGCGCTTCTTATATTACGGCCGAAGCTTCTCGCCGATTCCCCGGTTTAGATGGGCGCGAACAAAACGGAGAACGAAACAGAGACTCATTCGAGGAGGGTTcgccgaggagagagagagccttCGAAACCTTTATTCCTTGAGATAACGCTCAACTGCCTAAGAGTTCGAGCTCTGACCACTGCCAAAACGCGCGCAATCCGAACGGAACGAGATTGCGCCCGTTCGTATCGTGTTTTCTCTTTAAAGCGAGTTTTAAGCGAGTCCTATCGAACGAATTTTACTCTGGATTCGGAAGTAGCTTAAGACGGTTAAATCTTCGCCTTTCGAATATCGTGTATCTGGTCATTGGGAAGCCTTGACGGTTCGGTCGATCATTGTCGGCGGCTATTAGCTTTATTCGAAAGTTCCCATCTGTGTTTCATTCGATTCGAGGTGAACGTATCTTATCCGTAACGAAAATGTTCGAATCAACGGGTTGGGCGAAATACAATCGCGCACCTCTATTTCACTCTACATAGACTATTATAGTATTTATCGTTCGCGTGACAGAGTAGAGACGTCTTTCGATGGGGGAAGATTGGGAACTTTGCCGTATAAATCTGATACTCTCCGTTGCGCAGGCTCGAACAAAATGGCGAGTTATATAGTTGATAGGTTCGCCGTTTAGGCGGTTTATTTCCTTTCCGACAATGTACatacttcaaatacatgtataCGTATAATATTACTGTTGAAATTAGATATGGTTTCTTTGTAATCGCGAATCGATGATGGCCGCCTCGTTGTCAGTGTACGCGCGAAAAGTCGCTACGCAAGCAGTAGAGTGGCGACCCATGCGCAGGGAGTTTCGCACAACAACGACAGAGCCTCTGTCCGATCGTAGCTCGGAATTGTAATGTTCGCCCGGTGGACACGCTATGCCGCTGTGCGGAACTCTCGCGCATGCGCCGCCTGCCCCCCACTCCTCGCGTAGCAAATTTTCGCGTGTACGCTGCTCGTCAGCCTCGGTCCGTCGCGTTGTCGGTTCTTCCACGATAGCCGATGCGTTCGCGAGCGATTCGAATCGTCTCCGTTTCAATACCTAACGAATTCGCATCGAAAGCAATTTCCATAACTTTCAAAGTACAAATAGCGAGTGTAGATGtttccaaaaaaaaaagaaaagaagaaaagagaaCAAGTCGGTTTCCATCGGACAGAAACTCGACGGCTCGCGAACGTGTAACGCGCGTTAGGTTGTCTCTGCTGCGATTCTCCCAACGACGACTCGTCCATGTTATTGTACTCCGACCTTTTATCGATAATTTTCCACGGTCTGCGATAGCAACAGCTTCCGAGCAATGTGTTTTCGGTTGATTGTTTCATTCCCGCGGTTAAAGGACGACCTAATGAAACTCGATGTTTATGCGAACACCTTCCAGCAATCGAAAGAACAGCGTCGCGAGTTGTTAGGAGTGTAAAGTCGATAAGCTTATAAGGCACGATAAGGAACACCGGAACAACAACGAAGTTTCTTTGATTCGATCGtttgaaattaaaaaagaaaattcaagaaGCGTCGTGACAGACGGATTGCTAATGCCTGACGCTGTCGCTCGGCTCTATGGCTATCTTGGACTGCAAATCGGTAGACAACTCGTTCCATACCGACTGCGGCACGGTTTCTGAAATCAAAAGAACGTTGGAAAGTTGTCGATAATAAAGGGAACAAGGTCTGTAACGAGCGAAAGAGACGAAAGATgattaattaacacgttgaatgccacgggggtcaccggtgaccggcacttaacttggcggtgacgccatgggggccaccggtgaccggcg contains:
- the LOC117228148 gene encoding C-Maf-inducing protein, producing the protein MFCFQSPFTRASRVLSAPLSSGKPNGSTIGSTIGAILPTGKTRAAPKSRDGSRRLSEATSEGSSSSIGYIDQEPSISDCSSSDTLPDVKTDYLDPVSLSPASLSPGSDSSVRVAQEPHESSDRKKLLEDDDDRSPPPRSLGASTKKRSPKGNNRCRKFLLRLRPNESSSNKETRFPSASTSPSPSPSPSLSPSPSPSPSPCPSPSIPDSIGTESADSSRKRRVVDDYETITGDTATLFTKSSPSVLIDCVDTAEPEENQRNRRPTAAASENDISSLQNTFPESETENGYHREAETETEEGSSLPLSPAGPLTAELSSSLAPYYNFLCVNGGPIRQEMTSTSSPQLCSAGNRESSSDDASRTSGKPRGSFDAGEKFSRLNCLAPEGLDGSFCLPAARSCPNLEGRSAGCSPSSGSSSSSPGSGPVGPRFKPIEEGDIQLCFLNHSKTLVRKILSSKFLRRWETHHLYLNDTCVSSKTPTGFLQHPIPYSSMSDIRRYAVARWDPTYKNCLSIVLPDSSLLLQANNAYTRDQWYHSILWKWSIFKYQQLASLNVREEVMAKQLKSMVDFALWTTLQDERVTVAPLEAAAKLLEDSLTEDSDQGEGTPNEETAREETDRKHRAEVVLYVVSPLLEKVALPANLARVLIKLVQLHPRSSLVSLIGPAITRCLKHTVDFGKSPDMRKLLQVFVAALYEAETGEKAIRNYIASVHGPGSGCPHPRVLPNFVSVCVAAIFHRFDAARRSQQETDGTPPPLPPLDCYLFVLNVASEYADWRPGLGALLQPVPFPEEALAMKEVQQSVLLCVIKRLAKDSRCVVHRFLLPIREPRPGWIHVAVPSSPACPDQGELFGEMLTTLLACCCRRKRFIGSLVKQARDDCILLAVRGCEAAQEALCLMLEWHLLPSEEARLQIVNALESTVSGKERYAALCQRQRNLQELQQKGGPRKLTLPVRATDADVAILLGGGALGNLECLSLAFTSVTSACAEQLIKLPALRYLNLWATQFGDAGLQMISEHLQKLQVLNLCETPVSDKGISTLASLTSLRKLNLNSTKLSVQTFESLKKCLPALQEFDVRYTEAW